DNA from Rubripirellula lacrimiformis:
GTGCAGGGGATTGCCGGCGGTGTCCTTCAATTCGCCTGCCATCCGCGACATGACTTTGCACTGGGCCACGTTGTGTGCCATCAGTTTTTCAGTCAACACGTGCAGCCCACGTTCCATCGCTTGGGCAGCGACCGGAGCGTGCAGCCACAGCGGCAGCGCGATGATGATGGCTTCGATATCGGGATCGTCTAGACAGGCCATGATCCCGCCATTGCTGCCGTCGTAAACCTTGACGTTGCGGCGAGCTTCGGCTTCGTCTTTATAGCCAGCGACGCTAAGGAGTCCGGGGCGTCGCGCAAGCGCCGATGGGCTGGACCAATCGCCGTGGAAAGCACGGTGCTGGCTGAACGGGCGAATGTCACAGATCGCTTTGACTTCGACGTATTCCGGATTGCAGCCGCCGATCAGAACGTTTCCTTCGTCGCCGGTACCGATGACCGCGACGCGTACAGGATCGTTGACCTTGCCGTAACCAAAGTACGCGGCGCCCAATCCGGCGCCACTGACGGCTCCCGCCGAAACGATGCCGCGAAGGAAGTCGCGACGGTTGACGTCGTAATAGCTGCCGACGGCGGAGTAGTAGTTGTGTTCGCCGACTTCGCGTTGCTCGCTGGTGAGTTTATCGACCATGGGATGAACCTACAGAATGAATAAATGGTTGAATGGTTGGGGGATTACCGATTTTGGATGTCGCCGGTAACCGACTTAGGTTGCGATTTCTGGTTCATCGCGGTACCAGAATTTGCGAACGATCAAGTGCAGGAAGAAATCCAGTCCCGCAAAACGACCAGCACCGGTCGATGCCAGCACCAAACAGGCCATGCATTCGATCAACTGATAGTTGCTGGAACTTGGACCCGTCGTTGGTGGGTACTGGCTCAAGAACACCGACCCCAAGAATCCGGCTGCGGCTAGCCCCGCGATCGGGGTAAAGAATCCCAACAGTAGGCACAGTCCGACTGCGATATCGAAGTACGGAATGATCCCGTCGATGACGCTGGTGTCGATCCGTCCAGTGCGTGGTTTGACCAATTTTAGGGACGCGTGGGCGTCGGCTTGTTCGGGCGTTGCGACGGCGTTTTGCGCAGCCGCGTAGTTGTCCCAGATTTTGTCAATTTGCGACAACGCGGGTGCCGCTTTACCGAGCCATTCGCGGCGAATGGTGTCCCGTTGGCCACCCAAACTGGCGACTCCATCACGCAGGGTGCGTTCGGATTCGTCCGTTTCCAAAAGTGCGATGCGATCGCGGCCCAGTTCGAACTCTTCTAGTTCCGCTGAATTCTCGGCGATCACCCACTGGTACTGCTCGACGGCGTCCTTGTAGTTGATCTGTGCCCGACGCGTCTGTGCTTCGTCGAAACCGTAATGGGCGATGATTTGGTCACGATAAACCGCCCAATAATATTGGTTGGCTGCTTCGTTTAGCCGCAGTTTGCCGTCCGCATCCCAGACCATGCCACGAAACTGGCCTGCCATCGGCCCCTTCGCATTGGCGAAAAAGGGGGCTGCACTGAAGTTCCCAGCGGCATACTTATCCATGCCCTCGCTGTAGAAGTGCCAGCCAACAGAAATACGCAACAGGACCAACATGACCGCTGCTATCAGGCTCAATAGTCGCGGCGAGAAACCCCACCCGACGCTTAAACGAAGCGGAAACAGAAATAACTTTCGCACGGAACAACTATTCCAAAAACAGGTTGAAGGTGTAGGTGGAAGCGAGAAGGGTGGCGGTGACGCGAATCGGACCCGCTAAGCCTGTCCAACGAGGTCGTCGATCGAATCCCGTCCGTAGCTTACACGAGAAACCGCCACATTCGCCACTGCGGCAACGAAATCACCGCAAACGATACCGCGAAGGCGGTCACCGGGTCACTTGGGAACCCAGCCAAAGCTGAAAACGGGTCATCCGGCCGGTGGGCTATTCCGTTTGCGTTACCGAAACGGGTCGAGCCTGGATTTGACGATCGTCGGCCGCCGGATCGTGATTCCCCTTGGTGCTTGTCGGCACGCCGATCTCGGGTTGGTCACCCTTTGTTGCCACCGCCGAATCGGTTGACGACATTTTCCGGGCAATTCCCAGGGGGGCGGCCTCAGCAGCCGAGCGGCGGAATTGCTGGACATCGATCCGCGCAGGATCAATGGTGCTGGCCAACATCCCGTACGGGTGATTCGCCGTCCGACTCCGGAACTGTTCCATTTCCGCGTCGGCGAAATCCGGATCGCCACTGTCCGGATCGGCACCGTCCAGGTCGGCGGAATCTTGGTCGGGGATCTCTTGGTTGGCGGTGCTCTGGTCAGCCAATTTCAGGGCGTCCGGTTCCATCGATTCGGGATCGGGGATCGTTTCGTCTGGCTGGGGGTCGGCGGGCTGGGGTTCGGCGGGTTGGGGGTCGGCGGGTTGGGGGTCGGCGGGTTGGGGTTCGGCGGGTTGGGGTTCGGCGGGCTGGGGTTCGGCGGGTTGATTCGTCGGTGCGGACGTCAGTGCCAAATTGCGGTTGCTGCGATAGGTCCAGGACGCTTTCCGGAAGTTCGTCAACCGTCGCTGGATTTCGCCCCTGAATTCCGGTTGGAAATCGGCGAATGGTTCCGAATCCAATTCGCCCAAGTCGACCGCCATGCGAAGGTTCGACTGCAGCAATTTGGCGACATCGGATTGCGTCAGATCGCAGCGATGAACAATCAGGCTCTTCAAACCCTGCGACTGGGCAAGCGTGTCGAGTACTCGCGAATCAAATTTGGACTCGGAAAGATCTAGCACGTCTAGCGATTCGTTCGCCAGCAGATGGCTGATGTCTCGATTGGTCAGATCGACGCCGCGAAGCGACAGACGTGCCAGTTGGCTCATTTCACAAAGTCCGCTGATCGCTGCCTCGCTAAGCGGGACGCGATTCAAGGACACCGATCGCAACGATTCGATCGAGCTAAGCCAGGCGATCGTGCGGACGTCGACATGGGTGTCGTCCAGATTGACTTCCCACAACGATTCCAGATTCTGCCAATGGTCGGTGACCGAATCATCCAGGTCGGTGCCCGGTACCACAAGCACGGTCAAGCGAATCATTTCCCCGATCTTGCGTAGGCTTTCCGTGGATAGCGACGGATAGGCAAGCGTCAGTTGGTCCAGGCCTGGGCACCGCGCCAGTTCCTGGAACAAGGAATCGTCCAGTTCCGGACCGCCAGCCGAGAACCAACGCAGGTCTCGCAGACCGGACAGCACCGCAGACGGCGGCCACGGATGGGTCACGGCCAATCCGCGCACCGAACGAGCTTGACGGATTTCAAGCTTCGACAACGGGTGTTCGATGCGTATCGTCAGACACAATTTCGGCTGGTCCTTGATCCCCAACTGATCCAACCGGACCAAGGGACCGACGTCTAGGAAACGCAAGTTCGGATGACCCTGCAAGTTGATCTCCGTCAACTGCGTGCCATTGATTCGCAAAAACGATAGCTCGGGAAACTCCTGAACGAACCACGACAATTGATCCTCGTGGATTTCGCAAAAGCCAAGATCCAACTGCGTCAGGTTTTTCATCGGCTGCAGGTTTTTTACCTGATCAAACGTGACAGTCGATTCCTTCAAAAGCAGATGCCGGATTCCCGCGTTGTTTGCCAAGCCGCTTAAATCGACATCCTTTAGCGGTAGCCCCGAAAGCGTCAGTTTGGCTGGAACGCCGCATCGCCCGATCGTATCCAACCAGGTCTGAATGCGTTCGGGCCGGTTCACATTGTCTAGCGAGTCGCCCGCGGACGAAGTCAAGAACGCGCTCAGTTCCAGTTCACGTAAACGTGGCAGGTCTTCCAGGTCCAGCGTTTGAAGGTCGCCGGCAAAACAGGTCGTTCGAACCAAGCCCGGCAAATTTTTGAGCGTCAGATTCTGGTACCAAGACAATCCCGGGACCCATCGGTTTTGCGACGACATCATCAACTCTTGAGTCACTTCGTCATCGATCGCCATCAATCGAGGCAGATTTTCGGCGTGCAAGTTGTGCTTTTGGATCCGGTCGATTCGCAGCGTTTCTAATTTCGGCAAATTTACCAGACGCAGCGTCAGCGGTTCGTCGTTCAATTGTTCCGTGCGCCGGGTCAGCGTCAAACTTCGCAGTTCTGGCCAACCTTCGATCGTTAACGAATCGCGAATGCCCTGGGCCGGACGTGAAAGTTGCAGCGTTTCCACATAGTCAGCCCATTGCGGTCGGCCCAGTTCCGACAACCGCACGTCCGTGTTGGCCAGGCTGATCGTCCGCAAACTGATCATCGAACTGGTCCGCGCGATCATCGCGGAATCCACGTCTGTCCGTTTCAGACAAATCGATGACAGCCACGGCAATTGCACCATGACGTCGATGTCCGCGTTCGACAGACTTTGGTTCGCTAACGTAAAACCGGCTAGGTGGATTCGATCGATCAACGGCGACATCGCCTGACCCTGGAATCGTCCGTAAAACGATTCGAACAGATTCAACGTTGGCAACCTGCAAACCGTTCGGATCAACGCGTCATCGGCTGCAACGCACTGAACCCGACGCACTCTGCTGAGACGTTCGACCAATCCTTTCGGCAATCGGTCAACCATCGGGGCCGGCAACCAAGCCGACATGTAACAGTTGCCGCTGCGATTGACTCGGTTGGCGATCTGTTGGTGTTCCTTCCATTCGAAATGCCACCGCGTCAACATCACCGTCGGGACCAAGACGATCAGACAAGCCAGACCGATGTCAAAGATGGTCTGCATTCGGCGCGGGTTGCCTGCCGACGCGATCCGCCGCACTCGGATTTGCACGATCGCAAAAACGATTCCACAAACGCCGATCGATACCAGAACGTTGGTCACCAATCCCAACGTCGACCAATAACGCCAACGGTTGCCGTCGGCGGCGTAATGCACGGAATAGCGGTAGGGCCAGCCCGCCATTCGTGGCAGGGCCTGGGATCCAAATCCAATCATTCCGTCGACTTCGGCAACACCTGTCCAGTGTTGGTTCGCAGCAACATACTGATACGGAAGGTTCGCCGCGATCAACAGCACCGCTGCGATCGACGCGAGCACGATTCCTGCAATCACGACCTTGCGGTCGTCTTGGATAGATAGCATCGATTCGAGTACTCCCGGACTCGTTTTCTCCGGCGTCACGAGGACAACGGATGGAATATTGATGCGAACGGGGTGCCACAGAGGGCGGGATAAGGACGACGAAGCGGTTAGCGATCGGCGACCAGATCATCCTAGCAGACGCCGAACTGGCAATGTTCTGTTGTGTCCTGCCAAGATTCGCGATCTGATCACGAATCCAGTTTGGCAGACGGTTTTTTCCAAGCACTAGCTATCATGGATCTACCGCACATCAAGGCGACCGGAGCACTCGGCCGTCCAACAAAAATCTACAAGGCAAATCCTATGGCTATCCCACCCTGGACGATCGATCTGTTGCGACGAGGGCTCAGCGACGTGGCAAAAAAGGCCCGCGAGCCTGAGGTGATGGAGAAGATCAAGAACCAAGCCAGCGAAATTCTGCAGGATTTCCCGCAGTCCGCCGCTCGCAGCATCGATGCGGTCATGCGAACCGCCGACACCGGTCGTCGATCGGTCCAACGTTGGGCCCGCCAACATACGACGGTCGCTGTCCCGATGTTGAACGCCTCGGGGACACTGCTGACCGAGCGAGGTACCGGGGTTCCGTTGGCCGACGCGGTTACCGAGATCGGGTGCGAATTGATCGGCGGCGACACGGTGGGCGGATCCGAGTTTCGCCAACGGATTCAGCGTCGACTGGATCGTTGTCTGCCAGATGCGTCAGGGCAATCGGTTGCCATCGCCCACCGGTTGGAGGCCGCGGTGGCTGCCATCACGCTGATCGGTGACAATCGCGAAATCGTCATCCATCGCAGCCAAGCGATCGGGCTTGCCGGCGGTCAATCGTTGCCCGATGTTTTGGTGGCGGCGCTGGCATCCGATGGTCAACGGAAGTTGTCGGAAGTGGGAAGTTCGAATCGTGCTGTCGAATCCGATTTCGGTTCTCGTGACCATTTCATCACGGTCTTGGCGGACGATGGCAGCCTGCCGGTGGCCGCCTTTGACTTCGACGGCCGCGACGTCATCCAAGTCGCGGTCCTGCCGATCGCGACGCTAGGACGCAGTGATCGTGATGACCAGATTCCATCGGTCGAATCCGTCTTGGCCGCGGGAGCCGACGTTGTCGTGTTTTCGGGCCAGGGTATCGCCGGCGGACCGGCCTGCGGCATCCTGGTTGGACCCAAGGACTTGGTCCATCAGATCCAGGCTTGCCCCGCGTGGGCATCCTTGGCAGCATCCGAAGCGACCATCGCGATGATGACCGTCGCATTGGAAATCACGTCATCATCGACGCCTGTATTCAGTTCATCGACGACGATGCCGATCGAAAGCTTGCTGGCGACTTCGGCCGAAAATCTAAAAGGTCGGGCCGAACGCATGGCGATCCGTCTGACCGCCGACGATGGGATCGCCCATTGTCAGGTGACCGCCGACGATGCCGGTTTGACGTCCGGTGGCCGATGGAAATTCCCCTCTCGGCAACTTCGCTTGCGACATCACCATCGGTCCGCCACCGAATGGGCCAAGCGACTTCGCGCCGACATCCCATCGGTGTTGGCAGCGGTCGATGGCGACGATCTGGTGATCGACCTGCGTTGGATCGCCGCGGCCGACGATGGCAAACTGGCGACCGCGCTCGGGGGCCATGGTGATTCGTCCGCGATCGAATCGCCGACCGATGATTCGCAGGGCACCCAGGCACCGCAGGCGGATTCGATTCGCAACAACTCCGACCTCGACGCCGCTACGATCCCCGATCCACC
Protein-coding regions in this window:
- a CDS encoding leucine-rich repeat domain-containing protein; translated protein: MLSIQDDRKVVIAGIVLASIAAVLLIAANLPYQYVAANQHWTGVAEVDGMIGFGSQALPRMAGWPYRYSVHYAADGNRWRYWSTLGLVTNVLVSIGVCGIVFAIVQIRVRRIASAGNPRRMQTIFDIGLACLIVLVPTVMLTRWHFEWKEHQQIANRVNRSGNCYMSAWLPAPMVDRLPKGLVERLSRVRRVQCVAADDALIRTVCRLPTLNLFESFYGRFQGQAMSPLIDRIHLAGFTLANQSLSNADIDVMVQLPWLSSICLKRTDVDSAMIARTSSMISLRTISLANTDVRLSELGRPQWADYVETLQLSRPAQGIRDSLTIEGWPELRSLTLTRRTEQLNDEPLTLRLVNLPKLETLRIDRIQKHNLHAENLPRLMAIDDEVTQELMMSSQNRWVPGLSWYQNLTLKNLPGLVRTTCFAGDLQTLDLEDLPRLRELELSAFLTSSAGDSLDNVNRPERIQTWLDTIGRCGVPAKLTLSGLPLKDVDLSGLANNAGIRHLLLKESTVTFDQVKNLQPMKNLTQLDLGFCEIHEDQLSWFVQEFPELSFLRINGTQLTEINLQGHPNLRFLDVGPLVRLDQLGIKDQPKLCLTIRIEHPLSKLEIRQARSVRGLAVTHPWPPSAVLSGLRDLRWFSAGGPELDDSLFQELARCPGLDQLTLAYPSLSTESLRKIGEMIRLTVLVVPGTDLDDSVTDHWQNLESLWEVNLDDTHVDVRTIAWLSSIESLRSVSLNRVPLSEAAISGLCEMSQLARLSLRGVDLTNRDISHLLANESLDVLDLSESKFDSRVLDTLAQSQGLKSLIVHRCDLTQSDVAKLLQSNLRMAVDLGELDSEPFADFQPEFRGEIQRRLTNFRKASWTYRSNRNLALTSAPTNQPAEPQPAEPQPAEPQPADPQPADPQPAEPQPADPQPDETIPDPESMEPDALKLADQSTANQEIPDQDSADLDGADPDSGDPDFADAEMEQFRSRTANHPYGMLASTIDPARIDVQQFRRSAAEAAPLGIARKMSSTDSAVATKGDQPEIGVPTSTKGNHDPAADDRQIQARPVSVTQTE
- a CDS encoding DoxX family protein codes for the protein MRKLFLFPLRLSVGWGFSPRLLSLIAAVMLVLLRISVGWHFYSEGMDKYAAGNFSAAPFFANAKGPMAGQFRGMVWDADGKLRLNEAANQYYWAVYRDQIIAHYGFDEAQTRRAQINYKDAVEQYQWVIAENSAELEEFELGRDRIALLETDESERTLRDGVASLGGQRDTIRREWLGKAAPALSQIDKIWDNYAAAQNAVATPEQADAHASLKLVKPRTGRIDTSVIDGIIPYFDIAVGLCLLLGFFTPIAGLAAAGFLGSVFLSQYPPTTGPSSSNYQLIECMACLVLASTGAGRFAGLDFFLHLIVRKFWYRDEPEIAT